Within Eggerthella timonensis, the genomic segment CGCGGAGTACTGCGCACTAAGATCCCTGAACTGCATGCTGTTCCTCCAAATCCAGAAGTGCGGCCTCGTATCTCCGCAGCATCTCGCGCTCCAGCTCCCTCGGCATCCGCCTATGCTGGACGGTGCTTCCCGCCGGAACGTACTCGTGTGGCTCGTCGAGCTTCTCCAGCGCGTTCACCAGCATGGAGACCTCGGTGCGGTAGACCCTCGTCCCCAGCTCGAAGAAGGACTCTTCCGCGCGGAGCTCCAGCTCTCTGCGCTCGATGACCTCCCCGGCATCGACCTCGCCTCCGAGGAAGTGAGTCGTCGCGCCCACCGGCGCGCCTTCGAGGACGGCCCACTTGAGGGCGTCGAGCCCCCGCGCGAAGGGAATGTAACCGGGGTGGGCGTTCACGATACGGTGAGCGTCCACGAACCCCTGGGGAATGATGCCGGCCCCGCAGACAAGGTAGACGTCCGCTCCGTCGGCCTCGCCGTAGCCCGATATCTCCCGATAGCCGTATCCGAACGCCCGACAGACGTTTTCCGTAGAGGGAACGAGGTAGCCCATGTCTGGGCGGTGCGCCACCGCGGGGCGCGCCTTCTTCGCGTACGTCATGGGAGATGCGAGCACTTCGACGTCCTCATAGCCCTTCGTCTTCAGCAGACAAAGGGCGTCGTAGGTCTTCTTGTGAGGGACGGGGTAGGTCAGGATCGCTATCCTCATGCGCTAGAACTCCCCCTCCATGTCGGTGCTCGCGAAGCCCTCGAGCGGCAGCTCCACGGGCAGGCCCGTCCTCTGGCTCTTGTAGATCGCGAGCACGACCTCGAGCGCGTCGCGCCCCGCCTTCGCGTCCACGTAGGGCGCGCGGTCGTCCCTGATCGCCTCGACGACGTCGGCGTAGAGCGCGGCGTGGCCGTTGCCGTAGACGTTGGAGGTGGGCTCCTCGAGGCCGGCGATCGCCTCGTCCCCCTCGCGCTCGTCGGCGAAGTCCCACACGTCGACGTTGTTGGTGGAGGTCCCGCCGATCTTCACAGTCCCCGCCTCGCCGAACAGGTAGAGCGTCTCCTCGAGGTTCCTGGGGAACACGTTGGACGTGCCTTCGACGGTGGCCACGGAGCCGTCGGCGAACGAGAGCACCGCCACGCCCACGTCCTCTGCCTCCAGGTAGTCGTGGAAGCGCCGGCGCGTCTGCGCGTACACGGAGACGACCTCGCCGCCCATCATCCAGCGCAAGAGGTCGATGCCGTGGATGCACTGGTTCATGAGGCAGCCGCCGTCCTGCGCCCACGTCCCCCTCCAAGGCGCCTGGTCGTAGTAGCCCCTGCCGCGGTTCCACCTCACATGGACCGAGCCGTGGCTCATGCGCCCGAAGCGGCCCTCTTCCACGGCGCGGCGCGCATGCCGCACGGCGACGTTGAAGCGGTTCTGGTGGCAGGCGGACACCTTCACGCCACGCTCGCCGGCGCGGCGCACGATCTCGTCGGCGTCGGCCATGGAGAGGGCGATCGGCTTCTCGATTATCACGTTCTTGCCTGCATCGATGCAGTCCAGCGCGATGCGCGCGTGCTCGCCGCTCTCGGTGGCAATGGCGACGAGCCCTATCTCGGGAACCGCCGCGAGCATCTCGCGGTAGCCCTCGAAGATCTTGGGCGCAGGGCATGCCCACGCCGCGCGCTCGAGGAGGCCCTCGGCCTTGCCGGGGACGACGTCGCAGAGCGCCGCCAGCTCCAGCCCGTTCGCTTCGACGGCCTTGACGTGGTTGAGCGCTATGCGCCCGCAACCGATGATCGCTACTTTCACGCTACAGCACCTCGATGTTCTCGCGGTCGGCCACGCCCTTCATGGCGTTCTTCGTGTCGAGGACAGCCTTCGCGTGCCTCTGAACGAACTCGTAGTCGACGTTCGTGTGCGCGCACGTCACCAGAACCAGGTCGGCCGAGGCGATCGCCTCGGCCGACAGGTCCGGGATGGATTCCTTCGCATCGCCTTTGTGGCAATAGCGCGGCACCCAGGGGTCGTAGTAGGACACCTCCACGCCCCGTTCCTCCAGGCGCTCGATGACGCGCAGGGCAGGGCTCTCGCGGTAGTCGTCGATGTCCTGCTTGTACGCCACGCCCAGCACGAGCACTCTCGAGCCCATCATCGCCTTGCCAGACTGGTTGAGGATGCGGGCGGCGCGGGAGGCGACCCATTCCGGCATCCCGTCGTTCACGGTCATGGACGCCTCGATCATGGAGGTGTGGAAGCCGTACTCGCGCGCCTTCCACGACAGGTAGTAGGGGTCGAGCGGGATGCAGTGGCCGCCGAGGCCCGGGCCGGGGTAGAAGGCCGTGAAGCCGTAGGGCTTGGTCTTGGCGGCGTCGATGACCTCCCACACGTCGATGCCCATGCGGTCGCAGAGCATCGCGAGCTCGTTCACGAGCCCGATGTTGACGTTGCGGTAGGTGTTCTCGAGGATCTTCTCCATCTCGGCCACGGCCGGGCTCGACACGCGCGTGACGCCGCCTTCGAGCACGGCCTCGTACACCGCGGAGATGCATTCGAGCGCGTCGGCGCCCACGGCCCCGACCACCTTCGGGGTGTTCTTCGTCTTGTAGAGGAGGTTGCCGGGGTCGACGCGCTCGGGCGAGAACCCGAGGTAGAAGCCCTCGCCGCACTTGAGGCCCGAGCCCTCCTCCAGGATGGGCAGGATGAGCTCCTCGGTGGTGCCGGGGTAGGTGGTGGACTCGAGCACCACCATGGCGCCCTCTTTCAGGTAGGGCGCTATCTCGCGGGCCGAGGACTCCATGTAGGAGGTGTCGGGCATCTGGTGGGCGTCGAGCGGGGTGGGCACGCAGATGGCGACGAAGCCGCACTCGGCGATGCGCGAGAAGTCGCACGTTGCCTCGAGCGTGCCGGCCCCGACGAGGGCCGTGAGGTCCTCCTGCACGACGTCGCCGATGTAGTTCTCCCCGCGGTTCACCATGTCCACCTTGTCGGCCTGCACGTCGAAGCCGATCGTCTTGAAGCCGGCCTTGGCCTTCTCGACGGCCAGGGGAAGCCCCACGTAGCCGAGGCCCATAACTCCAACGGAAATCTCTCGATCTCGAATTCTTTCGAGTACTATTTGCTTCATTTGAAACTGCCTCCTGTTGGTTTCAGCTTATGCCCCTGCTAAGAAAGGCATTGCATAACTCCGACTTTTTTTATTCGTACAATCGTGCAGCCAATTTTTCATAATCTAGTTTTTCGATTGCAACGTTGTATGAACGTCTGCTTAGCAGCTCGATATCCACATTTCCCTGTGCAATTTCGCATAGAATGTCGATAATCTGCCCTTTGTTGCTGGCGTAAAGGCAGCTATCTTCGTATATCGCCTGATAGTCAGGATGTGGAAATAGAATCAAGGCGCAACGACAACAGGTGGCAGACTGGGCACTAACGGAAACACTACCAGGCTGCACATACACATCGCATGCGCAAAGGCATTCCAAGAGAGCAGAGCCCTCTACCCATCCGAGATAAACTATCCTATTATCCCTTTTTACCGCTTCCACAATTGCCGTTTTGATTTGTTCGTCAGCCGATCCGGCAAGATATAAACGAAAGTTGGAAGCCTTGACCTGGCTAAACGCGATCAATACATCTTGCGTCTTTTTCAATGAGTCCAGTTTCCCAGAATGGAAGAAGATGATGTCCGAGCTTTTTACTCTCCAGTTTTTTCGGAGACGCTCGCGAATCGGAAGGTATTCATTGTCAGGAATCAAACGTCCTCCAAGGGGAAACAACTCCATTTTATCGGAAGGGACGCCGTATATTTTGCTTGCGAAGTCCAAACAGCTGCAAGCGATCGGAAGCACTTTGGTGATATTCGGCAATGATCTTTGAACGATTTTTTTATAAAGAAACGCATGCAGGACTCTTTTTGAAACTGGCCCTCTTCCACTATTATTGAAATCAGCATGCGTGTCGACGAATAGCCGAATATCCGGATGCGATCCAACATATTCAGAGACTGCGAGCAGTTCAACACCTGCAAGAGAGTGATACAGAATTACGTTCGGCGAGAAGGTGTCCAATATGTTTTTCAAACCTAGGGCTAACTGGATCTTTTCCGCAAGAAAGGCTGGCCATCCGGCGAATCGAAGCCTAATCAGCGTCGCACCACAGCTAAGAATTTGGATGCCCGGTGCAACACGAACAAGCCTTCCGTTGCTATAGCTCTGACAGTCGCTTACATACATAACGGTGTGTCCGTCACGAACATTTTGCTCAACCAGCATGTTGTCTTGGTATGTCATGCCATCAGTAAAATGAGAGGACAGCCCGACATGCAATAAACGCATTCTAGTATTCCTTACTATCGACATTTGGCGTCGGCTCATATTCTGCTAGCATTGATTGCTTATTGGCGTAACATGCCCCAACAGAAAGTAGGAGTTTCAACGAAGCAGCAATTAGTGCCCCAATGCAAAACCCCAGCAGACCGAACGCATAGAATAACGAAAAAGAAGCAAGTACATACGTCGCAACATTTATGGCGTTCAAACCAAGTTGCCACCTGAGATTACAAAATCTGAGAACAATAGGATTCACGCAACCGCAAGCTGAATTAATCGCAGCCACCGCTGACAGGATCGGAACATATTGCATGGCGTCTCCAACAAGGTCGGGATACAAAACTGATAGCATAGGGCGACTCACAAGTATACAAAGCAGAAGGAGGATGACAGTGATAAGAAAAAGGATCAAGGCGCACTTTCTCAAAACTGCTCGTCTTAACCGGCCGCCTTTTACCAGATAGCTCAAGATCACGCCTGATATAGGCCCGGTCGCCATAGAAAGCATCTTTCCAGCGAGTGAAGCCACAAAGTAGAGCGAGACGGCAGTTCCACCAAGTAATGGATAGAGCAGCATCCTGTCCGCATAGAGCATAAGACTTCCTAGCAAAGAGCTAGCAACCAGAATGGTTTCGATCTTACATAGCTTCAAAAAGTGAGGAGTGATACGGAATGGGTCATCAAGCAATCCGCCATTCCTAAAAACGTAGATAAAGCTTAGCCCGTAACCTAAAATATATGCCATCCACCAGAGTTTTAATAAATTGAAAACCGCCAAACCGAGAAGTAAGCCTATTGCTAAAAAAATACTACTGACTAGTATTTTTTTATACTCAATACTAAGACGAAAAGCGACCAAATAGTAACTATTCAGAAACATGAGAACAGCTGCGCTCGCTATGCCGACAATATCTAGAGAGCCGAGAGAACCATCTGAGTAAATACTCGAAACGATAGCAACACAGACAAATGTGAACATGCCTAAAATGCAAGTCAGAAAAAGAAAATTTTCCTGGTACTTGCTTGCATCGTCTTTGCTTTGGACGATAAGCCGCGCATTGTTCAAAGTGTTGCCGAAAACAGCTGCAAAAAGGGAAAGGATACTTATTAGCGTAATTATTAAGCCGTATTCTTTAGATCCTAGA encodes:
- a CDS encoding formyltransferase family protein, with translation MRIAILTYPVPHKKTYDALCLLKTKGYEDVEVLASPMTYAKKARPAVAHRPDMGYLVPSTENVCRAFGYGYREISGYGEADGADVYLVCGAGIIPQGFVDAHRIVNAHPGYIPFARGLDALKWAVLEGAPVGATTHFLGGEVDAGEVIERRELELRAEESFFELGTRVYRTEVSMLVNALEKLDEPHEYVPAGSTVQHRRMPRELEREMLRRYEAALLDLEEQHAVQGS
- a CDS encoding Gfo/Idh/MocA family protein, encoding MKVAIIGCGRIALNHVKAVEANGLELAALCDVVPGKAEGLLERAAWACPAPKIFEGYREMLAAVPEIGLVAIATESGEHARIALDCIDAGKNVIIEKPIALSMADADEIVRRAGERGVKVSACHQNRFNVAVRHARRAVEEGRFGRMSHGSVHVRWNRGRGYYDQAPWRGTWAQDGGCLMNQCIHGIDLLRWMMGGEVVSVYAQTRRRFHDYLEAEDVGVAVLSFADGSVATVEGTSNVFPRNLEETLYLFGEAGTVKIGGTSTNNVDVWDFADEREGDEAIAGLEEPTSNVYGNGHAALYADVVEAIRDDRAPYVDAKAGRDALEVVLAIYKSQRTGLPVELPLEGFASTDMEGEF
- a CDS encoding nucleotide sugar dehydrogenase, with product MKQIVLERIRDREISVGVMGLGYVGLPLAVEKAKAGFKTIGFDVQADKVDMVNRGENYIGDVVQEDLTALVGAGTLEATCDFSRIAECGFVAICVPTPLDAHQMPDTSYMESSAREIAPYLKEGAMVVLESTTYPGTTEELILPILEEGSGLKCGEGFYLGFSPERVDPGNLLYKTKNTPKVVGAVGADALECISAVYEAVLEGGVTRVSSPAVAEMEKILENTYRNVNIGLVNELAMLCDRMGIDVWEVIDAAKTKPYGFTAFYPGPGLGGHCIPLDPYYLSWKAREYGFHTSMIEASMTVNDGMPEWVASRAARILNQSGKAMMGSRVLVLGVAYKQDIDDYRESPALRVIERLEERGVEVSYYDPWVPRYCHKGDAKESIPDLSAEAIASADLVLVTCAHTNVDYEFVQRHAKAVLDTKNAMKGVADRENIEVL
- a CDS encoding glycosyltransferase; the encoded protein is MRLLHVGLSSHFTDGMTYQDNMLVEQNVRDGHTVMYVSDCQSYSNGRLVRVAPGIQILSCGATLIRLRFAGWPAFLAEKIQLALGLKNILDTFSPNVILYHSLAGVELLAVSEYVGSHPDIRLFVDTHADFNNSGRGPVSKRVLHAFLYKKIVQRSLPNITKVLPIACSCLDFASKIYGVPSDKMELFPLGGRLIPDNEYLPIRERLRKNWRVKSSDIIFFHSGKLDSLKKTQDVLIAFSQVKASNFRLYLAGSADEQIKTAIVEAVKRDNRIVYLGWVEGSALLECLCACDVYVQPGSVSVSAQSATCCRCALILFPHPDYQAIYEDSCLYASNKGQIIDILCEIAQGNVDIELLSRRSYNVAIEKLDYEKLAARLYE
- a CDS encoding lipopolysaccharide biosynthesis protein, with product MATNIVSSMLPVIIIQLIILPSINHILGSKEYGLIITLISILSLFAAVFGNTLNNARLIVQSKDDASKYQENFLFLTCILGMFTFVCVAIVSSIYSDGSLGSLDIVGIASAAVLMFLNSYYLVAFRLSIEYKKILVSSIFLAIGLLLGLAVFNLLKLWWMAYILGYGLSFIYVFRNGGLLDDPFRITPHFLKLCKIETILVASSLLGSLMLYADRMLLYPLLGGTAVSLYFVASLAGKMLSMATGPISGVILSYLVKGGRLRRAVLRKCALILFLITVILLLLCILVSRPMLSVLYPDLVGDAMQYVPILSAVAAINSACGCVNPIVLRFCNLRWQLGLNAINVATYVLASFSLFYAFGLLGFCIGALIAASLKLLLSVGACYANKQSMLAEYEPTPNVDSKEY